The window GAGCATCTATTTTTAGTAAGGACGACAACTAAAATGGACCGGAGGGAGTACATAGTTAAGATCAAGGACCAAAAGTGCAGGGTACATAAAATCTGGTAAGCTAGAGTCCTAGGTACATCTATGCATCTAAGGATAAGAACTGAAGTAAATAATATGCAAGAGCATGGAGCTGCAGGAGTGCACATACTATTCTTTCTGGACACCATACGTCCAACATGTTATAAAGCTCAGAAGGGCAGTAAATGAACAATATCAGAAAGAAAGAAATATTGAAGCCAAAAGGCAATGTTGCATGCTCACATCCATTTCTTCCAATCTCTAACTCATTTCGTTTTCCACCACAAATGTATCATAAGTAGCCACCAAAACTTACCTGTTCTAGAGAGAACTTAAGATGAGATTCTTTAACTGGTACTGGCATTGTCTAGTTGATACCAGTCGGCagtcacaaaatattcataacaaATTGAGAGCTACTAACTTTAATTTCAATAATCGTTTATGCTCAATATCAGGACACACCACCCTTTTTATAACATTGTCACCTTAATCTAATCAATTTGAACTTGTAGGAGGAAAAACTTATCCTGTAACATATCATTTGATCATGGTCCGCATTCATTTCAAAATACACACTAAACAAGGAAAAATTGTGGATCCTAATCTGAAACATCCCAAGTAGGTTAAGTCTCGTAACTTAGCCGCTAACACATGTATGTTCTGAGCTAGCTATTAGGTTAAGCAAAAGTGAATGCCACTAATAATATCAAATGGGAGCACATATGACCTCATCATTGCAGCTGGACCGCCACTTTCAATCTCTTCAAGAATTGGTTTCAGTGACGGGTCTTCTTTGATGCGTGTCATTCGTTCTTCAAGTTGGTCTTTCTGTGATGGGTTTGTCAAATTCTCAAGCATGCTGGACATGGATGGATCCTGATATATACAAAAATGACACATCAGCTGATACTTTCTGTTCTAAGAAATCCAGTGACTCATACAACATGAAACAAAGGATACCTGCATCAATGCACTACCAAGTTGCTCAGCCATGGTCATAAATTGAGGATTTTGCATAACCTGCTGCATTGTAGAGTAATATTGTTGGTTATCAAAGTTGGGGATACCATCTTCCACAACACCACCCTGAAATGTCTTCTGAAGCTGCTCAGCCATCTGATTAAATGACGGATCTTTTGCGATCTGCTCAGCTAGTTCTTTAATACTTGGATCCTACATTAGCCACgttatttgaaaataaaataagatacaAGAATTACAAATGAACATGTCAAGCAACCAAGCAGCAGAACATTTATTAATTGAATTCTGATAATTACATTGTAGGTTCTACTATATCATAATTACATCAAAGCACTACCAAATATTGGCGTCAGGGGCTTCTAATCTTTTTAAGAGCAGCAATAGTGGTGCgcaatttttccataatttcatGTCTCAATAAATTCAACAAATTAACAATTGGTTATATTCTAAATTTTACTTTTCCTCCAGCATCTCTTTTGATAGAATATCCTAATACTTAAAAGAAAGCAACTGAAAAGATACCATGGACATTTTCCCCTCACAATGGTCACTAAGATAAAATTTATTGTTATTATCAAACACGACTAAAAAGCTCTTAATTTGGGTAGTGACAGATATGTACATTAAGTAGTCCAGACATGGCTGAGAAATCAAAGGGATTTTGAAGTCCAGCTCCAGCTGCAGAGGTTGTCCTCGCCTCTCCTGTTTGTGCTTCTGTGGAGGCAGACTCAGAAGGCTTTTTGCTCTCAGAAGACCCAGACTTCTCATCTGGAAAAGAGAAAGATacaaacccaaaaaaaaacattACAACTTTATGCTTTGGTATTGACCATTCTTTTTAAGCAAATTGATGATTCAACATACGGTACATCATTTCGTACTTTGTAGAAGGTAAAACAAAATGCGAGGCTTAAAAACAGCAAAAAGATAATTCCAGGCGGTGAGAAAATAACGCACAAATCCGGATGACAACTGGGCAACAATGATAGGAACCCGAAGAATAATGGTCAAATTGTAGCAATCAAGCTAAAGGAACAAATAATAAAAGCTTTACCGGCTCTTATTGATTATCTTTCTTATCTTGATTAAGTTTGTGTATGCATAAATTTACTCCTGGACACAAGTATCTGATGAACCTAGGCCTTCCTCATTCACTAACATGTTATGATGCACGAATAACATAAGGCTGTAATCAGATTTCTTCAAAAGTCAATCTGGAATTCAGTTCAAAAAATCAAAATCCACCGTAGAAGAATGACCTAGTATTATATATCTTCGGCTTGAGACATGCTCCCCACTAGGTTGGTCCTTGATTTTATAGGTACCATCAGCCCAGTTCGTCTATGTGCCTTTCGTCAGTTAACATCACTAACACAAAACTTTTCTTGAAATCTACAGAGCAAAATACAAATAATGGTTTAACATGGTTGCTTCTTCGCTAACCGTCTTTAGTCTTACTGCTTTCACCATTACTACAGGGCACCTTGACCAAAGTAATTCTCGAAATTCCAAACCATGCAAGTCCGGTAGGATTTAAAGAAACCTAATGACATTATCATCATCCTACTTCAGATCACATTACTTCATCCCATTAGACCTCTCATGCCCCCAAACACAATCATAGATAGACACCTTAACTTGGCCTCAACTGGCaagtaagagcctgtttggatgggtttaaaaaaagttgctttagataagctaagccaaaagggcccaattatttttttaggcttattttaagcacaaaatggccaaccaaacactcacAAAAGCTGAAAaaagcttataagctgttttcagcaacttataagccaatccaaatgggctctaacACCCAACTTTGAGAATGCACATCTAGACATCTCACCTTTGAGATCTTACATGGCATTTCGCGCGTGTTTAGATGTCTAGATGTgcattctagccaagttgaggtgtctagatgtgCACTCTCAAAGTTGGGTGTTTACTTGCCTAAAGCCAAGTTAAGGTGTCTATCCATGTATTATGCCTATACTTTATCCAACATGTCACGGCTAGTTATTGGGGAAAGACTGGAAATATGATCTTTCATACCTGGCAATTGCTCGTATTAAACATCACAAGTTGTAGtctaaccccctgtttggatggtggtttcccgtgattcattaatgtatggttttctataaaaccatgtttgttttcattgttcttaaaattatgtggtatggtgttataaacccgtggttcattccatggttatataaccatgaaaagtctcaGTTTTtgaaaccacggatttggtggtttttccgtggttatatatttcatttctccattataccctaCCCTCCACCATCCACTCCACCCCATCCCCACGCCatcactcacccccaccccacccctgccccaccctaccactcacccccaccatACTCCTCGCCACTCACCCCCCCCCCGCACCCCCACcttaccacccacccccacccctaaccaccccactcctctgccacccaccACCACCTCCCCAATCACCgaccaaccccaccccacaacaactcatCCCCACCCTCATCCTacaccacccacctcacaccacccacccctccaccacccccacccactacccctcaccaccacccaaccccaaccccacaaccactcacccctaccctaccacccactacccccactctcagcccacaaccacccactacccacccctccaccacccccacccactacctacttattttttaaagttcttattttattctttacctgagttttattaatatatataaataatttctaattaagagtaaaggttattttagtaaacttacaagttattatacagtaccatacagtcaaatcaaacaacacaaatgttcaacaaacgatacagtctatccaaacattgtgttcattaatacagtacaatacaatacaacaccatactataCCATACCATACTTTACATTAATGAACCATGGGAAACAACCATCTAAACAGAGGGTAAGACTCTACAGTAACCCTATACAAACATATTGATATATAAAAACAAAATCCcgctttcaaaattttcaaattcCTCAATGAGCAACATCATAGATGCATATATAATACTATAGTATAGCAGTGAAAAGGCATACCTTTTTTTGCAGCCGGTACAACTTTCTCTGCCTGAAGACAgtgaacaaatatatatattagCCTTACTGTTAGCCAAAAAAACAAGAACCcagaaaataaaaaatgaaaaagaatgaaaaaggaGAGTTTTTTTAAGATCAAGAAGTAGAATTATCCACAATTAAATCAACCCCACAAGGAAAACAATCCTCAAACTAGGATAAAGAAAAGCAAAAACAAGAAAATGGGTGTGAAAAATACACTGTATACACCAAATCAAGAATCCAATATTATTAACAATAGCAAGATTGATGATACAAAGTGATAAGATTTGAATCAAACGTATGAATTAAAGTGTCAATTATGAAAATAAGTACCTCAGACATGGCTACAGAGGAAGAGAGCAAATTGAGGATGTGGGGTTTCCTTGGCTTCCTTGCTTGAGAGCTGAGGCTTattagtagaaaaaaaaaaaagagagagaaaaaagaaaagggttTTGTGTGAGATAGATAGGGTCACTCAAAAGTGGAATAGTGATAAAGTTAAAGACAGaaggaccaaaaaaaaaattactgctCATGgtactcccttttttttttatataattttttttttcttttctagcaCACAGGGGcaggggtgtacatggatcgggttggttcgaattttttaaaTACTAAACCAAATAAAttgtgtcgggtttttaaatttatacaccaaaccaaaccaataaaattcggccTTTtccaacctcgggttttctcagcttattcggttttctcgggtttttcagGTTTTTTGCCAGAATAGTCTTGATATAAAacataacttttacttcaaatatttctttagccttagtaacatacaactatataattaaggtgtttcttaagaaaaaacacacaaaatgtgagaagagtgatgacattgtattaaaatattcaacaaaagctaataaaatcggttaaaataaatattgctaattaacaagccataaagaaaatgaccgtaatttaaaaatattaagtcatgctaaaataagtacggctaataagtataaattacatgacagagaaaaaaatttaagatatgtattttcactctctaaatcaattatgcaaaactaaagaatagatattcaacattattgtcattcctagtggtgaattgaatttcttttgttagcactAGTGTTGAGTTTGTTTTAGTTTGGATTTTATTTGAGTTAccaacatccataggatataaaacttattgatatccaaattctaagttcaagtatgaataatataataataaataaaaaactatgaaaaaattttaagaaatatttatatattacattacaaataaatatttttatgtataaaatattataaaaattgaatacatgtaatgtcgggttggtttgattcggtttgattttttttagttaaaaccaaaccaaaccaattatggtcggatttttttttcaacaccaaaccaagtcaaaccaaaccattagtcgggtttttttctcgatttatcggtttggtgcggtttgtcggtttactttgtacacccctacacAGGGGTAAAGGAAAGGGGAAATGGATACAAATGTGGGGATTTGAACTCTTGCCAATAAAGTGAAAATTTAGTAAGTCAACCAACTAAGCTATTAAATTCCTTTCTCAaggtactctctctgtttcaTAATAAGTAAGTTTTTTAGCTTATGCACACCACTTATGAAAATGCTCATTCTTAGAAAATTAGGATTTTACTTACTAACTTACCCTTAATTACATGTCTAGAAAAGAAAAGctacttaatgattcttgattatgtaaataagggTAATTCTAGAAGAGTAAgattaatttcttcttgaaatcctaaagcaccacttattttgaaacaaaatgaaaaggaTAAAACACCATTTATTTAGAAATTGAGGGAATATATGACTTGCATGAAGTATAGGCGTAATACCTAACTAGGAGAATACATACTTTACCCCTCACTTTGAATTTAGATGGCTTATCGGTTTATTCGATTCGATTTTGTACGTTATTGGTTCAATTATCGATTATTTATATGTAAACATACTAAATCGATATGACAGGCAATGGAAGGAGAAAGGAAAAAGACCTTCCTCGCGCACAGACCATCTTTAGCAAAGTCCCTCCTTCCCAACCTCTCCTACAGCATCCATTTTGTCAAAGAAGGACGGAGCAGGCACACTGACTACTCTGATTGGGCGTGGACTGGGAAAAAGTAGCAGCTAAGGGGCAAAGAGATATTCGCCTTTGACTTCTTCTCCGCCTACTGACTGCTACTCGATTCTCAATTAATCAGTCAACATTTCTTAACGGCTCGATGATCAACCTATAAGAAAATGTCTTCTAGGGGGCAATGGCCAACGTGCTCCTCTGTATTTTGCTTTCCCTTTCTTATTTTCATTTGGTGCTACACACTTTTTTCAAATATAAATTTATTAGGTCAAATATTATTAAAAAGGTAATATTATAACATTAGGATTCCAGATTTTGGATTTCCAATCACCTTATCACTTGCCATAATCTTAATAGGATACTTATAGTTATTCCTATTATTGTAATTATCCCTTTTGATTGCAGGTTTAGGATCTGGTACTGCTTTTTTCATGTTTTTCTCCCCTTTTGTTTCCACTTGTGTTTCTTTCACTTTTGTCATTTTCACTACTCTTTGTGTTTTCCTCCTTTGCAGGCCTTAATTCCGGATTCAAGACTctgcatttcattttattttggcCTTGTAATTATTCATTCAAAGCAATATTTAGGAAGATGATCATACCTAATGCTAACCATCTCAGTCCTCTCCACCCCAGTTTCCTCATTGATTATATCCATTTGGACAGTTTTCGGCAGATTTGAATTGAGATCTACCGAAACTTTTACCCTAGCACAGATAGGGCGCGTAATTTATTATTGCAAGATCTATATGTAAAGGTTTTTCTACCACAACAGCTAGTGAAAAAAAGTGATTCCTTTTCATAATATGTAGGCGATAAATTAGGGAATGAAATACAAGCTATGGCCTTAGAAGTCTCTTCCTCCAACTTGAATATAAGATCATAAATTAGAGGATGCATTTGATAGTAATAACCATCCTTCGAATTTAGGTAATATGATCTTCCATTAATGAGAGCCGTATTAGCACATATCGATGTCTAAACACACCATCTGGTACTCTCTCTTCATACCACATTGAGATGGTATTATTCTCCTTAGTTCTTCAATTTCTAGTTATCCATTAAAAGAAATTACCTATGACAACATATTGAAGCATTCattcaaacaacttcattttcagtCCATTGTACTCTCGGCACTCCATTAATAAATGTGATTGGTTTAATTTCAATATGATTCACTTTGGTAGTCTTTTGCATAAGATTTCTCGTTAGAGCCGGTTTTGGGTTCATGTCAACATTCAATGTCGCAGGAATAGGATTTTGGTTATTCAAAAGGGGGAAATCAGAAGTACCAACAATATCTAAAGGCCCGTCGGCCACCATGGCCATGACCGGTGTTTACTTTGATTAAGCACGCTTATGCCACCTGGCCAAAGTAGTGTTATTAGACACACTTTAAAGGGTTGGGTGTGTAAAGAATTTTCTATATGGGAGAGATGTATCATAGGAATTTGACTTCACGGTCAGGGGTCAGGGTAGGGTTACACATGACTTTGAAACCGCCCATTTGGtacatatttgaactttttcttttTATCCTAACCACCCTTTAAAATTTGCTATTTCATAGTCTTGACTCTCTTGATATTACACCCCATACTTTCAGAGCAAGAGAAATATACATACATCACTGTAGtgatggagtatcagagacgtcccatgatgctttggaaggtacaagccatgagaagtatgtaacaataaagtaaaggatgaattacgatctcgtaagtcgtaatcggaaaagactattttgaaacacaagaacatgaccattatcatgtataataaatgataaatatcatgtatggagagtttcgaaagatttcgagatcaagcaaattgaagaaaataagttcgacgaaaatttgagaaatgttgggcagatttttagtcaactttggaagggcatatatcctagtatattaggagttttaaggtgaaacaaaagcctaaaatgaagttcgtcgagtctagtttataatgcaacaaaccgctcatcgataggacatcggagtagagaattatagacgttacaaactgaactgtcaaCGCAGAAACAAGGCTGCTACAGTACAGCCGACTTAACCACtataaaaggggttaaaaccccatttttcttcatctATAATTCTCCAaattgttccaaaaatttcagCAAGAAAAGGGGGCCTTTATATCACATAAAAGTGAGAATTTTGAGCAAAAGTTCAAGCTATggaatactaatcgaagtccgga is drawn from Lycium barbarum isolate Lr01 chromosome 8, ASM1917538v2, whole genome shotgun sequence and contains these coding sequences:
- the LOC132606365 gene encoding ankyrin repeat domain-containing protein 2B-like; protein product: MSEAEKVVPAAKKDEKSGSSESKKPSESASTEAQTGEARTTSAAGAGLQNPFDFSAMSGLLNDPSIKELAEQIAKDPSFNQMAEQLQKTFQGGVVEDGIPNFDNQQYYSTMQQVMQNPQFMTMAEQLGSALMQDPSMSSMLENLTNPSQKDQLEERMTRIKEDPSLKPILEEIESGGPAAMMRYWNDQDVLKKLGEAMGFAVAGEGATSAEVSGPDETEEANEDESVVHQCASAGDVEGLKNAIASGADKDEEDSEGRTALHFACGYGEVKCAQVLVEAGAKVDALDKNKNTALHYAAGYGRKECVALLLENGAAVTLQNLDGKTPIDVAKLNDQKEVLTLLEKDAFL